A DNA window from Neochlamydia sp. AcF84 contains the following coding sequences:
- a CDS encoding BON domain-containing protein translates to MKKIFLMMLLSLAFISCGGKDKSVPSSSKGEQSDYLRDKADRHAVEKTPLDQSESEADRTITQKIRQAIVKDDSLSMNAKNIRIITIDGVVTLRGPIATLEEREIIIGKTKEIPGIKKIENQLEITGKKY, encoded by the coding sequence ATGAAAAAGATTTTTTTAATGATGCTGTTATCTTTAGCTTTTATTTCTTGTGGTGGCAAGGATAAATCTGTCCCTTCTTCCTCCAAAGGGGAGCAGTCAGATTATTTAAGGGATAAAGCTGATCGCCATGCAGTAGAAAAAACTCCGTTAGATCAATCGGAAAGTGAAGCAGATCGTACCATTACCCAAAAAATTCGTCAGGCTATAGTGAAAGATGATTCTTTGTCTATGAATGCCAAGAACATTAGAATTATAACAATTGATGGAGTGGTAACTTTACGCGGCCCTATTGCTACGCTAGAAGAAAGAGAAATTATTATTGGAAAAACCAAAGAGATTCCTGGAATAAAAAAAATAGAAAATCAACTAGAAATAACCGGAAAAAAATATTAA
- the mgtE gene encoding magnesium transporter, translating to MKVLPLTCLNHLIKDKKNQELQESLKSLSGFEIADLIEKKTMSDRLFVFTLLSPQQAAETFDYLSDKHKKQILRSLSSTQIASMLTAMRSDDRTALLEELPQQVVEDYLKLLPAEQRLETLTLLGYPEDSVGRLITTDYIAVKMNWSIEQVFDYIREYGRDSETIDVIYVVDDAGILIDDLRLKEILFHPKEYKIAQITDQKFLALSVHEAAEEAINIFKEYNRVALPVVNDEGVLLGIVTIDDILRLASEENTNEVHKIGGSDALDEPYLETPFFELIKKRARWLVILFVGEMFTATAMSFFENQISRAVVLALFLPLIISSGGNAGSQSSTLIIRAMALGEVKLKDWWNIMRGEFLLGASLGLVLGVVGFIRVSLWGTLGHVYGEHWFLMAVTIFFSLIGVVLWGSLSGAMLPFVLRRLGFDPATSSAPLVATIVDVVGIIIYFTLAMVILKGSLL from the coding sequence ATGAAAGTCTTACCTTTAACTTGTCTTAATCATTTAATTAAAGATAAAAAAAACCAAGAATTGCAGGAGAGTTTAAAATCTCTTTCAGGGTTTGAAATAGCCGATCTGATAGAAAAAAAAACTATGTCCGATCGGTTATTTGTGTTTACTTTGCTATCTCCTCAACAAGCAGCTGAAACGTTTGATTACCTTTCCGATAAGCATAAAAAGCAAATTTTGCGCTCCTTATCTTCCACGCAAATTGCGAGCATGCTAACAGCAATGCGATCTGACGATCGTACCGCTCTTTTAGAGGAACTACCTCAGCAGGTAGTGGAAGATTATTTAAAACTTTTGCCCGCCGAGCAACGCCTTGAAACTTTAACCTTGTTAGGCTATCCAGAAGATAGCGTAGGACGGCTGATCACTACGGATTATATAGCAGTCAAGATGAATTGGAGTATAGAGCAGGTTTTTGATTATATTCGCGAGTATGGAAGAGATAGTGAAACGATTGATGTTATCTATGTGGTGGATGATGCAGGCATCTTGATTGACGATTTAAGGCTTAAAGAGATACTTTTCCACCCTAAAGAGTATAAAATTGCTCAAATCACGGATCAAAAGTTTTTAGCTTTATCCGTTCATGAGGCAGCTGAAGAGGCCATTAATATATTTAAAGAATATAATCGCGTGGCTTTACCCGTTGTAAATGATGAAGGAGTTTTATTAGGCATTGTCACCATTGATGATATTTTGCGATTAGCTTCTGAAGAGAATACTAACGAAGTCCATAAAATTGGAGGAAGCGATGCTCTCGATGAGCCTTACCTGGAGACGCCTTTTTTTGAATTGATAAAAAAAAGAGCGCGCTGGTTGGTCATACTATTTGTAGGCGAAATGTTTACAGCTACAGCCATGAGTTTCTTCGAAAATCAAATTTCAAGAGCCGTCGTTTTAGCTTTATTTCTTCCTTTGATAATTTCCAGCGGGGGAAATGCTGGCTCGCAATCTTCTACCCTTATTATTCGCGCAATGGCTTTAGGTGAAGTAAAGCTTAAAGATTGGTGGAATATTATGCGGGGAGAATTTCTTTTAGGCGCCTCCTTAGGCTTAGTATTAGGAGTGGTAGGCTTTATTCGGGTTTCGCTATGGGGAACTTTAGGGCATGTATATGGTGAACATTGGTTTTTAATGGCTGTGACTATCTTTTTTTCTTTAATAGGCGTTGTTTTGTGGGGATCCCTTTCAGGAGCTATGTTGCCTTTTGTTTTACGCCGTCTAGGATTTGATCCCGCTACCTCTTCAGCTCCCTTAGTGGCTACCATTGTAGATGTAGTAGGAATTATCATCTATTTTACCTTGGCGATGGTGATACTTAAAGGCTCATTATTATGA